The genomic DNA TTTTCGTTTAATCCAATTAAAATAGTGAGTGGTTTTATAGTAGAAGCCATATTTACATAAGATTCACCATACTTTAATTTTTGAATTGCTTTATTTTGCGAAAGAGAGTTAATGTTTTCTTTTCTAGAAGATATACGTGTATTTAATATATTTGGATCAAAAACTGCCGTGTTGGCCATAGTTAAAATTGCGCCAGTTTTTGCATCGCTTACTACAGCATAACCAGCTTTAGCATCAGGTGTTTTCTTAATTTGAGATCTTAATGCTTCTTCTGCCTTTTGCTGCAACTCAGAGTCTAAAGCTAGCCGTACATCTTTACCTTTTTGTACTGTTTGAATATTCCATAAGAATTTTTTATTATTCAATTTAAAAATAAGAGTTTTACCTGGTTTTCCTTTTAAATCATTTTCATATTGCAGCTCAATCCCGCTTTTTCCAACAGCCTTATGCTTTGAATTAAGGTCATTTTCTACATACCCAATTACTTGTGAACCAATTTCGTGTTTAGGATAATATCGAATCCATTCATTTTTAATTATTACATTATTGGGTTTGTTTTTGTTTATGAATGCAAGTTCATTTTCAGTTATATCAGAGTATAACGGTATATCATTCATAGTCTGCTTTTTACAAGATTGTTGTAATTGAGATTTTATGTTCTCTGTAGAAATATCATGTTGAAATTCGCTTGAAAATTGATTAAAAAAAGCTAATGTGTTTGATGTATCTTGTTTCGATAGCTTTTCGTCATTAGAAGTGCAATATAGAGACTTAACTTTCTTATTTGTAGCTAGTATTACACCATTTTGATCAAAAATCTTTCCTCTTTCAGCTGAAGAAGTTGCGATAGTAATTGAAATGAAGTTGATTTTTAATAAAATTAGTAAAATCAAACCTACGATAGAAAAAACCGCAAAAAATCTCCATCTTTTTATATGTAACATATAACCCTCCCTTATGTAGCCTATTTCATCTTATATTTAATTATTTTTTTTGTAAATGTGGAACAAC from Bacillus cereus G9842 includes the following:
- a CDS encoding peptidoglycan D,D-transpeptidase FtsI family protein, coding for MLHIKRWRFFAVFSIVGLILLILLKINFISITIATSSAERGKIFDQNGVILATNKKVKSLYCTSNDEKLSKQDTSNTLAFFNQFSSEFQHDISTENIKSQLQQSCKKQTMNDIPLYSDITENELAFINKNKPNNVIIKNEWIRYYPKHEIGSQVIGYVENDLNSKHKAVGKSGIELQYENDLKGKPGKTLIFKLNNKKFLWNIQTVQKGKDVRLALDSELQQKAEEALRSQIKKTPDAKAGYAVVSDAKTGAILTMANTAVFDPNILNTRISSRKENINSLSQNKAIQKLKYGESYVNMASTIKPLTILIGLNEKLFQPEDTYLDKGTFQYDNQNNITNAPGTPTGEITPRQAIINSSNTFMTAKVALPLFNQNNGNIEKVAHIWTDYLIQFGLRSKTGIDLPFEEDGQYEFHPSNKFENGISALLNASWGGNEVHTPLQLAQYAATLASKGDKYKPQTVSAIISPDGKETKKFKPILESSNRYPMNFWSVVQGGMSQNIEEIKKLPFDVAGKTGITGFPNEQERMINHSLFIAYAPTEDPQIAVSVVIPGSNSEKNIAALVTSEILESWHTLQKENKNKEEGSLK